From a region of the Mobula birostris isolate sMobBir1 chromosome 28, sMobBir1.hap1, whole genome shotgun sequence genome:
- the LOC140188879 gene encoding cystatin-like — MTWPERGGVTSEGRRKRRQHLLFAFPRRKMGPVLVVLVLMLGAAEVVAPCTPGGLCPVLTDDPGVVNAIRLAEEDFNSKSSDLFHSGVECDIGPKTADGERSGVGAHILSHPGAENHRLLTSSVSGNCPFHKDPRYAKTMTCKFQVLEQPWVGPMQVTESSCSRTAK, encoded by the exons ATGACGTGGCCAGAGCGGGGCGGAGTGACGAGCGAAGGGCGGAGGAAAAGACGCCAGCACCTGTTATTTGCTTTTCCGCGGAGGAAGATGGGTCCGGTtctggtggtgttggtgttgatGTTGGGGGCGGCGGAGGTGGTGGCGCCCTGCACGCCGGGCGGCCTCTGCCCCGTGCTCACAGATGACCCGGGGGTGGTGAACGCGATCCGGCTGGCGGAGGAGGACTTCAACAGCAAATCCAGCGACTTGTTTCATAGCGGTGTCGAATGTGATATCGGCCCAAAAACAGCTGATGGGGAGAGAa GTGGTGTCGGGGCTCATATACTATCTCACCCTGGCGCTGAGAACCACCGTCTGCTTACGAGTTCTGTATCCGGGAACTGTCCCTTCCACAAGGATCCTCGATATGCCAAG ACAATGACCTGTAAATTTCAAGTCTTGGAGCAACCGTGGGTCGGGCCCATGCaggtgactgaatcttcttgctCCAGGACGGCCAAGTGA
- the LOC140189362 gene encoding cystatin-2-like, producing the protein MGSVLVVLVLMLGAAEVVTPCMPGGLCPVSTDHPGVVNAIQVAAEDFNSKSSDLFHSAVSNVLSAQKQVVSGFIYYLTLELRTTVCKKSSVSRNCPFHKDPQYAKTMTCKFQVLEQLWIGPTQVTESSCSRTAK; encoded by the exons ATGGGTTCGGTtctggtggtgttggtgttgatGTTGGGGGCGGCGGAGGTGGTGACGCCCTGCATGCCGGGCGGCCTTTGCCCCGTGTCCACAGATCACCCCGGGGTGGTGAACGCGATCCAGGTGGCGGCGGAGGACTTCAACAGCAAATCCAGCGACTTGTTTCATAGCGCGGTGTCGAATGTGTTATCGGCCCAAAAACAG GTGGTCTCGGGGTTCATTTACTATCTCACCCTGGAGCTGCGAACTACCGTCTGCAAGAAGAGTTCTGTTTCCCGGAACTGTCCCTTCCACAAGGATCCTCAATATGCCAAG ACAATGACCTGTAAATTTCAAGTCTTGGAGCAACTGTGGATCGGGCCCACGCaggtgactgaatcttcttgctCCAGGACGGCCAAGTGA